CTCTCGAACATTCCCACTCCCTAAATTAAGCCATGGCATCCCACACTGGGATTCCACCCACCGAGAGCCGTCTCTCAACACGCATCTCCCTCCGATGGCTCCCGGAACCCGCTTCCGAGACGACTGACACCATCGTCATGTCCGTGAAGGGCTGGTATGTGGACCTTCGCGTAGATAAGAAATCCGGCGACATTGACTGGGCAATTGCCGGTCAGCGGGTTGTGGATAGTAGCGACCCTCGTAAGTTGCATTAACACATCCCAGGATGGTACGCATACTGACAAGATCAGGCCGCGTGCAGTTTACCCATGAGATTGACTCGCATAACTCttttgatgatgttgactgTGGTACCTTTACTACGTTGCCGAACGGTGATGATCTCGAGACTGGATCTATGTCTCGTCCGGATCTGCCTGGGGCTCCGGTGACGGAGTATGAGGAGGTATGGCGGGAGTTGAGCTTTAGGGAGGGTCCCGAGGGACCGGGGAAGGGTGTCTCATGGGTTTTGGAATCGAAGCATGATCTCGAACTTGGGGAAGGTCAGGAGGTGGAGGTTTCGAGGACATTTCTGGCGAGGATCTGGGGCACGTATCTGGTGGTGTGCCAGAGGCAGGTATATGTGCGCTTGGCGGGCTCTAAGGATGCAGTGGTTAAGACAGGGAAGGGCGTTAGTGCTAGGAGAGAAGAGTGGGATAGTACTAGGTGGTCGGCTAAATATGTTCTTGGTCTTGAGGGCGACAGTTTGCCCAGCGCCCAGGATGTCGAGGCCAATGAACAGCTGCGAACACCGGGAGGAACAATTTTAGTCAAAGGTGAGCCATATACAATTCGGTCATATGAAGAAGTTGTATAGTGCGCTGCGCTGTATTACTCTATATACTATGTACAATGTCTATTTAGGGATGTTTGATTTACTGCTCGTTCACCAGCACGTAACGGTACCTGGCCTTGCCAGCGTCCATGTCCACGATGGCCTTGTTGGCATCCTTCATAGGTACCTCCTGGACCCATGACCTGACGTTCTTCTCAGCAGCCAACTCGAGCATCTCCCGGATCTCGCTGGGGCTTCCAATCAGGGATCCTCCGAACTTAATTCTCTTGACAATCAGGGCGAAGGCGGGGATGGTGAGGGCACCGTCTTCGGGAGCACCCAGCTGCACGAAGTTGCCACTGGGCTTGAGCATGGTGATATAGTCCATGATGGGCATCTTAGAGGAGGAGACGGTAGAGATGATCAAGTCCAGGCTGCGGGAGTTGTTCTTGGCCCAGTCGGCGTCTTCGTCCGTGGCGATGTAGGCATCTGCGCCAAGCTTGAGagcatcttccttcttgttggCCTTGCGAGAAATCGCGACCACCTTATCGGCACCCAGGGCCTTGGCAAACATAATACCGAAGTGACCCAGACCACCGACACCGATGATGCCGACCTTCTTTCCGGGGCCACAGCCGTTGTGACGAAGAGGGGAGTATGTGGTAATACCACCGCAAAGCATAGGAGCAGCCATCGCGGAGGGGATAGC
This window of the Aspergillus oryzae RIB40 DNA, chromosome 8 genome carries:
- a CDS encoding NAD(P)-dependent alcohol dehydrogenase (alcohol dehydrogenase, class V), with the translated sequence MGSTDYKFEGWMGLDPKAAEGNMVWQEFQPKAWEETDVDIRITHSGICGSDLHTLRSGWGPTMYPCCVGHEILGVAVRVGSQVEGDIKVGDRVGVGAQNDSCQGRKGDCEECASGLEQYCPNLMCGSYNSKHWNGDKSYGGYALYHRSPSRFVIKIPDAIPSAMAAPMLCGGITTYSPLRHNGCGPGKKVGIIGVGGLGHFGIMFAKALGADKVVAISRKANKKEDALKLGADAYIATDEDADWAKNNSRSLDLIISTVSSSKMPIMDYITMLKPSGNFVQLGAPEDGALTIPAFALIVKRIKFGGSLIGSPSEIREMLELAAEKNVRSWVQEVPMKDANKAIVDMDAGKARYRYVLVNEQ
- a CDS encoding uncharacterized protein (predicted protein), whose amino-acid sequence is MASHTGIPPTESRLSTRISLRWLPEPASETTDTIVMSVKGWYVDLRVDKKSGDIDWAIAGQRVVDSSDPRRVQFTHEIDSHNSFDDVDCGTFTTLPNGDDLETGSMSRPDLPGAPVTEYEEVWRELSFREGPEGPGKGVSWVLESKHDLELGEGQEVEVSRTFLARIWGTYLVVCQRQVYVRLAGSKDAVVKTGKGVSARREEWDSTRWSAKYVLGLEGDSLPSAQDVEANEQLRTPGGTILVKGEPYTIRSYEEVV